TTGATTTACCTGTATATATCCagactttttcttaaaaacaaaaaaaggaaaagcaTCAGAATATAAGAAAAAACCTATTGGCTTCGATTTAATTGGGTTCTTTCTTGCACGAAGAGGAACCTAACTACACTAGGACCACTAATTGCAGTCCGCACTGTCTAATAAGTAAATATATTGTATCGAAAAAGCTAATTTCGACGTACCCCGTATAACGGTTGCAATTCGACAGAATGATGAAGCATATAAGATAATCTTCTAGATGTACCGACCGGGGTACGAGAAGCGGGCTTAGTTAGTTGATAAAACAATATCGTGccgtaaacttataaataaaaagaGGAAGACTTCAGTTGGAGAGACGACGTAAATCGGGAAATGAGAGTATAACTTAgaaataaatagttttatataaattagaactgCTCATTGTATTAAAAATCGTTACAATATTAACAaccatattacaatattattattataccttttatattttttaaataactttttttatatttttgaaattttatagaaTAGTACCTACTTATAAATGAAAAGTTTATAATCGAAATTAATGAGCATTAGTATACACTCCTATTATTTATTACtactcttttttttaataaaagaattctGCAACAGTAAGTATATTTGTGTTGTGTGTTTTTGACAATAAAGCTATTAAATTAAGCTGAGTGAAAGGACTAGTAGCCACCTGGACTTTAGGAACAAATTTGCGGATCAGCACATGGGAAATTATAAGGCCAGAAAACGGCCAGGACCTACAATTATAAACAGTAATGATTTTGGGAACATTACGCACGATGTAGCTTTATGTGTGGAGTGTTTTGGGCCATACCATAACacttaagaaatttaaaatatatattgttttatttagataatattttgatttgataCTGCTTGCATTTTTagtgtatttttataataaataatattgaatgGTTTCGGTATACCATGTATACCAGAGAACTTTCATGATTTTTTTCCTTTTATGCTCCCTGGTACAATGGTTTACCACATTTTTACAGAAAAATCAACcatctaaaaaatacaaaaaaatttttttactacTTAGTGTACATATTTTGTGTAAAAATGCACTTTTCAACTCAGTTTagcaaaaaaacgggtgtggcagaccagtgggactgccggtagaaattatacttctatacacgcattcgccgttaaaaatttatataagagtcaatctgcacaatcattacatatgtaatgctataggtaagagagagcagaaagagaaaaagaattagttatataggtatatggtacatcgtttgctgtatataaacatttgacctgtaataggagtatagtaaatgaaggattgtatcaatattttaatgaaaatatatatttttatttttatatatgtgtaaaaggagttgaatgcaaaaaaaaatttaaacatactctgcagtaaaattcattgtttattttgttattaatataaaaattacaatacaataaatacactgcaacataattcaatataataatacaatataaaaattaaaatgtaacattcataagtatttaaaactgcctatatacatataacttactttacgaagataaaaataaaaaaccaacaactcggattatgttgtaaattctcattttattttaaaatttatgttttttgcgtatattacatatatttaataagattaaggTGAGGTTTTTTCACTCACACTTTTCAGGTtgagatttcaaaaataaaaaaggaaattcataattgcgattcgaactcacaaccaccagcgtatgaaccaaacacgtaagtaaaggatttgccaattagatatgacactaacggatttcaaaattgacaattctcggtaaaacagtgattattttgaaatagaaaagcctaaaataattataaacgtttaattttaaataatacaaaacatatcacataaataataatattaatacatattatattataatatatatatatatatatatatatatatatatatatatatatatatatatatatataatatatatatatatacaatattatataatattaaatatatatacagaaggaacatttttattctcgagagaggaagagatagaaaatatatcttctgtctctctcttactcattatcttacatatgtaatggtttcacagattcactctcatgcaaatttccaacgccgaccgtgcgtatagaagtataacttcaaaaataattttgcGCCTTAAAGGGTTAAGATAAAGTTGATTTCAATAAAGTCGTCTCAgaaacgcaactcaaaaatattgatattattttaaagtcatctcatttaaaatgtataatatacgtCTGaactgtcaatataaatgagtcacaTAGAAGAATTGTTGCCCAAGTAACAacagttataaaaaataaaaacacaaatattttaaaatatttatttgaactaaaattACATCTAAGAATAATACTCAACAATTAATTTACAAATACGATAATTAACATTAAATTACATTCGAATTATTGCGAAGTTCAAGTCTCAGAAAGGCCACTGGAGGAACTTTCACTTGGATCGGTATtaagtttttgtttctttttggccATTATATCAGCCATCGTCTGCTCAATTGATCTaacatcttttttattttcactagGTACTGAAAAGACAAAATAAGCATTTTAAACACGTCATTCATATGTAacaaaaataatcataatttttcatacataattataatatacaattccgattgttatctttgtttattcgctgaaaatatgattttatatctgtgttagatatcctgttaaattctacTTCTACTATACCGACCTTAAACTTTTGCCTacaccgtatatatatatatatatatatatatatatatatttgaatttaacaggaatctaacacagatataaaatcgcgaatagacaaagataacaatcatatttccccttggtctcccctccacatTCCTCATGCACGCCCATTAGTGAACGCCAGACGATTATTTCCGATCCAGCTTATACGAAAGAAACAGCGGCAGGGTTGCCTTATTCCATTTTTGAATTAAAACATTGAATTTATTCTAAAAATTGGCGATCAGTGGCGCGGTTATATTGCCATTCAAAACGGGATGttgatattaaaaatgaaacactaattgacacaaatactggtacaaaatttcttaaattcatgagaaatttacagattcgcatttttatttgacgaaattGTAACCCAACTTCCAATAAAACAAGATAATTTCGGCAACATCGCCATCCATCCGTTCTCTTCAATGGTAAACTGCATACGAGACAGGCCGAACGCTATGCTATGTATTTCCTTTTGGAGGTAACCGCGTCAGTGTGAAGATAAAAATTTGATATGCCGACTGTTTATACAACAGAAGAACgggttcaaataataaaatggcacTTTGGGGGCAATTCAGTACAAGAAACTATTGATATATTTATTATGGCTTTTGAAAATAGGCCAATACCTATAGAAATAACTGTATTGGccattattcatcaatttgaaaagtttGGCTGTACTAATGGCAGATGTAAAAAATGTGCCCATCAGATCAACCTAGCAAAAAGAAAATTTCTCAAGAACGAGAAATTAGAGAAATTCAAGTTTGTGTATTGGCTAAAGCGACGCCGTGTTCAAGTAAACAAATTGCCGATGAAGTTGATTCGAATGCAAAAACAgtgaggaatattttgaaaagaaactTTGAAAAGAAAATGTTGTTAAATTATGATGGAGAGATGCcatgcaaataataattttttgaaaaatattttgtttacagatgAGTCCTCCTTCACAATTCACAAGAAATATTATCCATTCATTGTACGTTATTACCAATAAGTTTGTATaccttcttctttacgtgccatctgcgcgacgaaggttggcaatcatcagtgctattctaacttttgacactacagctCGAAAAAattcagttgagctgcatccaaaccattctctgaggttttTCAGCCcggacattcttcttctacctatgctgcgctttccttgaatcttctcctgcattattagttttagaaattcatatctgtcaccacgtATTATATtacccagatattgtagttttcttattttgatggaatccagtatctcgctgctgttctctattcttcttagtacttcttcattggttattctgtctgtccagaagattctcagcattcttcgatatgtccacattccaaatgcttccaatttattgagacattctttatttaaagtccatgtctccacaccatacaaaagaacagaaaatacataacactttactactcgttttctaagatttaggttgaggtctctacaacataatatttgtttcattattattgaatgcactcctagccttttctattctaactctaatttgtttggtatattcgtttgtttcattaatgtttgaCCCTAAATGCGACCAGACCagacacagccctgtctaacagctcttgatttttattttattagtttttaaattatttattcttataacagcttcttgttcataatacagattatttattattcttatatcccgtgtgtcgatgttctttgttctcagtagttttattaacggattatgttTCACTGCATTATACTTCGAATGCCTTGTTATAATCTAGAAAGCAGACATAGATGtcctggtttacatctaaacatctctgtattagcatatttactgcatataatgcttctctggttccttaACCATTTCTAAATCCGAACTAAGTTTGTCCAATGTCTTGTTCGTATATCAATGATGTTCTAATGTTCTTAACCAAGATTCATTTTACCCCCATACCTACAGTGAAACcaatacaaaaaatttaatgttaGACTGTGATGGTATTTTACATTAATATACTTACCATATCCATAGGATTTATTAGTTTTTGTCTTCATAGCGGCCTTTAAAGCAGCATCCTCACCAATAAGGTGTACATACTTATCTTTATAATTTGAATTTGGTACGAactttttagattttttggaagAACATTCTTGTTCTTGATCATCTAAATTGTCTAGTCGtcgctgaaaaaaaaaacagctatATTAAGATTGATTGATGGGACATGCAGATACAGTGAAGATTGGAAAGATTTCCTCAAAAACTTTTTTAGATAATTTTGGTATATTGAGTTATCTGTATCTGTAGGGCGGGCGAGTTAAGTTCCACAGCACTTGGGCCACAATTGACctattgtgcatcctcccagggagctgttgCCCTTAGCTCCCCAtactgccatttctaggaaggtggacaagtcaccaggagacatctccctTGTGTGGGCAGGTGTGGACCAgaactcgccgaacgcgtactctcgtattagcgataactccgggcattcacataggacatgatCTACAGTTTTGTCTTCTCGTTCACACATAGAGGTATGTCTACTAGCCCCAGCGTGTtaaggtgtttgcttagttgacaatgatcagttaaaaaacaaactgTCAAGCGAAGGTTTTTcttggtcattcccaagtacttctttgatgctgacttttcaaggttacttagtgttaccctggcaagtttacatccttgtccttcttcccatctttttacggtttgttGTAGTTGtacgcgattgttgtagttgaccaaccaaaaagatctaAGATTCTTAGGTCTGTCACCTTCCTAGCCAATTGGTCATCAATGctgttgcctttattcctatcgtGTCCTTTAACTCACCTCAGGATGATGATATTCGTATTACCATCCGAaacttgagttagtgactcgtgacactccattactaaccctAATGTGACAcatggtctattcaaggttagtagcgcttgtctgctatatGTGCAGAtaattatagttttccctgctatacctttttgggttatctcctttgcggctatggagataccaaccagttctgtctgaactacgctggtaTTTTTACCCATATCCCACTTTATtgttaggttcagtgatctggagtatatcccgcatcctgagccttcttccattttggagccatcggtgtatatgcaataggcattttccacgtttgtctccctatactgtcttgtttcaaCTTTTTAGGGTTTctcaaagacaaactttggttcaattgagtcgcagcctacCTCTAGCAGGCGTAGCGCATCCTGttctccccgccagaaacgagttctcagtTGTCCCTTTCCTATAttaaggtttgcaccagctgggCGCAGTCGCATCGTTGTCACCAAcaccacctctttgacatatatatctagaggcgtgatgccaatgatcaactccattgcatcagttggtgttgttttcatggcacctgttatatttatgcaaaccatccgctgaatatggatTAGTTTGTTAAtggctgttgcctgtagcacttttggtacccaagcaatagctccgtaagttagcattggcctaatgacagcagtgtagacccaggcgatcaccctgggcgaaaggccccaggtgcgtctGACTGTTCGTCGACATTGCTCATAGGTAATATTGAGGTAtatctaatttattatttgtgtTTATTGGGAGACAATTGATGACTAGCGGACAATTAGTTTCATTTAAATACAATATGACAGATCCACTTTATGTTAAATCCAATACCGGATATTGGGTGATACATGGGCTAACTGTTGAATTGCTAGAGAGCGAAAGAAAGTCAAAAAACGGCGAGAAAAACATTAAGGCATATTTGTGAAGGGATTATTGGTATAATTCAAcatataaacataaagaaatataGAAAGATATTAGTATACCAACTCCATATCggtataaagaaaaatatttgtgaTTAATGATTAACATTAATAATATTGTAAACAATTGTAAATCCTATAACATACTTTTACTAAACATATggtaaatatatataattatgatGAAAAATTACGATTTAACTAACTTTTTCAATTAGCCTTTTTTTAACTTCTTCGTTCCAAGGTTCACCTCTTCTCCTTGCAGCTAATTCATCTTCACAGGGAGGATATTCTTTCTTATATACTCTTATATACCTATCAACACCATCAATTCCAAAGGCAAACGATAGTAGACCACATGCCTCAGCTAATTCATGACTAGAAAGTAAAAACAATTAGTTACACCCAAACTgcaattttttatgaaaaagtagTTGTTGAAATGAAATATAAAGATCAGCACAGCCAACTGTGATTTTCCTGTTTCTGTATATATTGTCTTATCCTCAAAGAGTGTTCACAATTTCTTTTCTTAACCATTTGACTGCCACTTACAATAAGATGCCAATCTCTATTAGCCAGGGGAATATTAGATTCAAAAGCTGAATCATATTAAGTACATTGGCCACCAAATTATTGTAGAATTTATTATTTGCATTCATTATGAATTCGTTTCTATTTAATGGGATTTCTAACGATAGCAGGGAGCAGATATAACCATAAATAGTCCTTTGTTTATGGTAGATACCTCTCGAAACTTAACGACACCACTCAAATACAAATGACTCTGTATTAAGCTTAAGATCGGGTTTTCTGCATTAATCCGTTGGCAAATATATGCGAGAGCTGCGTTAATATAATAGGTAATAACCCTAATAGGTTAATAGTTTTgatttttgcaaaaataaaaaaataagtaagtaGTATGTATTAAATAGTAGTTTGAAAATTACAACTAAAATcatcaaatataaataaaaaaaatactgccaacacatacaagaaaataaagaaCAAGACCAAGAGTTAAATAAGATACAAGAATAAGACATATATAGTTTTAATAGCACAAATGAGTAGATTAGAGTAGTTTTTTTATTTGCATACATTTTTACATGTAATAATGtcatataaaaaatacatacataaaacaaatagGTCACAAATATTGTTACAATCCTAAATAAGATGAAAAAGACAGAGTACATTCTATACTCGGATTCAACAGTAGATTTCAGCGTTGGCTCTTACGGACAATGTTAATCAAATGGAAGAAAACGCTGCAGCGTTGCTAGTTCATCGTCGGCCTCAACGTGGCACAGCCGGCTTCGAACTTAACACTCCCTTACACACGAAGCACTTGCAATTTTGCACTAACATTCACTGATTTGCCCTAATGACTGTTCCAGAAAATATTCGGACGTCGTCGTAATATAGTGGTCAAGAATTGATAAGGATCATAATtatgatttcaaatattttaaaagtttgttgagATCCTAGTATGATGACTTGAATAGAATAAATGAAAATAGACGACtataaaccctattcattctacaaattcccagtCGTCAacagaaccacgtgtaagccaaacagtgtcgtactgatgtacgacctatgtatcatatgatttttaaaaatatttacttttgaaactgttagtgtaagaatttcttgaaatttaatcattatatcacaattaaactaaactctaaaaaatatcacgaccagtaaataacttaacaataactataacataaatataacacaatataataacttaaaaatcaacacgaaacaattagaatttaaaataatcacaagttgggatctgtaacatgagaatctgtctcgcttacggtaataaattatattttattgcctcttgacgaatgagacggcgaatatcaacacgtgctcatgtttactgatgggaatttggtaaacgaatatacTTTAGTATTCAACTTTTTGCTGACCCTAGTAAAAAATGGCCATAAtggcaaaatttattttattattttatttcgtttaaaattgataataaagtcggggtattaatattactttaattatattaaatttttacaaacttcGGCTATTTCTGGAGTAAAATATTACTTCGATCCTTATCAATTGTTGAGCTCTGTTGTATTTGACGAATAGAAAATTTCTTACATCTCTTGTTGTCATATTTACGGAAATGGATGTTTGGAGACCTTTTGAATAGAATTGAAATGAATAGAAAGAAAATGCCACGATTAGTAGATACGTCAAAaatatatcgaggatacatcattaatttatattttagtattatttatacaggatgtttcattAACAGTTATCCATATAGTAACTGGAGATACCTtagcacaaaatacgaagatttaacctaaaatactaatcacatgctatgatttttgtgactgatatttttaagttaaagttgatttcatataattgaatgataattttatatctttcaataaaatccttgcaactcataaatattggcaatatcattttgatgtcttctactttaaaatgaatttttttactaacaacaaaatttttctgaagctattttcttgtggcattttaaattaattactatttaaatgggaataagccacaattaaaggttaaaatacgtttattgacgtttcaatttccaaaattaacaaaatttttgtaattgattaatattttgtatttcgatAATGACTTCCGAAGTGAAAGTCGTAGAATAGCTTACTGACTAATGGGCGTTTCTAGAAATGGTTTAACCATGTGGAAATTTCGGTATTGTTGTAATTAAATACCCATTTAGATTAAATACCCATTTTCCTGATAATAGTATCTACTAATTGTTATACGAGTGCGTATATCTATAGCAGTTTTGCAGTTTGTAGAAACGGTTTAACTGTTTTGTGTGTGCATTCGAGAAGGTACGTTAACTTGTCAAAAAATAagtgcaatttatttttaaactttttttatgtacTGTGTCAAAATATGGAGCATTTAGAGGTGAAAAGTTTCAAACAAGGACAAATCTTAGATTTATATGGGcgacaaattattttgaatatgttgatatatacaacaaaaacaaattccGATCTGACTCCAACACAAATTGTTTCTACAACAAGTACAGCGCTAGGTGTTAGCGATAGGACAGTCTGGAAAATTCGTCAGGAAGGATTGGATCATAATGGAGACTTACCCAAAATTCTGAAAAACCCACGTAAACGGACCAAGAAGGAAACCAATCGGGAGTTTACCTACGATGAGAATATCAGGAGCCAATTGAGAAGACTTGTTCACATGGAATTTTTCTTAAAGAACATATCTCCCACAATCAAAGCTATCCTGGATGCCGTTAATTTACACGAACATTTGCCTAAATTTTACAAAAGTACTCTATAtcgactattgagagagatgggatttgtTTATGAAAAAAGAGGAAAGAAAGCAGTAATGATGGAACGTCCTGACATAATAAATTGGAGGCATAAATTTCTTAGaaaaatacagaattatcgaaatcaaggatacaatattttctatttgGATGAAAGTTGGGTAAATATCGGACACACAGTAAATAAGGTATGGATGGATTCAACCATAACCAGTTATAAGGATGCATTTTTAAAAGGCTTGACTACTGGTCTAAATGATTAGAATGtgcatttttaacaaaaaaacattCAGGCGACTACCATGACGAAATGAACGGCGAGCCTTTCGAAGActggtttgaaaataaactaaTCGCAAACCTCCCAAAAGGAGAAAAAAATCAGAGTTTCAGGTTTCAGAAAAAAGCATGATATCTTTATTATGGTTTATAATGAAGGCTTTTACTTCTGTTGCATGTTTTGCTAGCCCTTTGGCATTCCATACAGCTATTTTAACAACTtaatcattttattaatttggtcaCCACAGTAGTATTGTTCCCATCTGTTCCATAAGATTTTTAACATGTTTTTAAGTTGATCTATATCATTTGCATTGTTACACTTCTTTGAAATCACTTTATTTAgcaccaacaatattacaatactttaacacactgacaactataaacttctaaactcaaaataCAACTGTTACC
The genomic region above belongs to Diabrotica undecimpunctata isolate CICGRU chromosome 8, icDiaUnde3, whole genome shotgun sequence and contains:
- the LOC140447902 gene encoding sperm-associated antigen 7 homolog; amino-acid sequence: MRNEVMYIYFQSQTRSQVFLTLKHLKINLISSIITITAVLKMDLLGSIMNSMDKPPSLSEKEKQLKKKRKEEIERRQNEEKEKLKRFKDRVEAKLLSHFKDTSNLTLKFEPMDQICRSIVHELAEACGLLSFAFGIDGVDRYIRVYKKEYPPCEDELAARRRGEPWNEEVKKRLIEKRRLDNLDDQEQECSSKKSKKFVPNSNYKDKYVHLIGEDAALKAAMKTKTNKSYGYVPSENKKDVRSIEQTMADIMAKKKQKLNTDPSESSSSGLSET